Below is a genomic region from Dechloromonas denitrificans.
GCCAGTCTTCGTCGGTAATCTTGAAACGCTTGAACTCGGTGTCCTGGCGCTCCTTGAAGCGACGTAACTGCTCGTCGGCACTGATCTGCAGCCAGAACTTGATGACCACGGCGCCGGCATCGACCATCTGGTGCTCGAAATCGTTGATCTCGGCATAGGCGCGCAGCCAGTCAGCTTCGGCACAGAAGCCCTCGACCCGCTCGACCAGCACCCGGCCATACCAGGAACGGTCGAAAATCGCCGCCCGGCCGGTGCGCGGCAAGTGGCGCCAGAAGCGCCAGAGATAGGGCTGGGCACGCTCTTCCTCGGTCGGCGCGGCAATCGGAATGATCTGGTACTGACGGGCATCCATCGACGCACCAACCCGGCGAATGCTGCCGCCCTTACCCGCCGCGTCGGATCCTTCAAAGACGAGGACCAGCGAACGCTTGCCGACAAAACGCGGATCGCGAACCAGCTCGGAAAGACGCGCCTGATATTTGGCCAGGTCGCGCTCGTAATCCTTCTTGGCCAGCTTTTGTGTCAGGTCGAGTTCGCTGAGCACATTTTTCTGGTCAATGGTGTGCACGATCGGCGGCGCCACCGGAACCATGCGCCGTCCCTCTTGCTGCAAGCGCTGCTTGATGGCGTCGAGTACGATATGGCCGACCGTCAGGGAACGGTATTCATCATCGGTCCCTTCGACGATGATCCACGGCGCATGCGCCGTGTTGCTGACGCGCAGCACGTGGCCGGCAACCTCCTGCAGCTTGCTGTAGGTTTTCAGGCGGTCATAGCTTTCCTGAGTGACGCGCCAGGCCGTGCGAGGATCTTTTTCCAGGGCCTTGAGGCGCTGCTTCTGGCCGTCTTTCGATAGATGGAACCAGAACTTGAGGACCAGCGCCCCTTCATT
It encodes:
- the pap gene encoding polyphosphate:AMP phosphotransferase, encoding MFESAELGHKIDKETFKKEVPKLRAALLDVQYDMLQKKEFPVVILISGVDGSGKGETINLLYSWMDPRHISTLAFSAPSDEESSRPTMWRYWRALPPKGKVGIFAGSWYSQPITDRINGEMRRSEMDERLDDINRFEAMLVNEGALVLKFWFHLSKDGQKQRLKALEKDPRTAWRVTQESYDRLKTYSKLQEVAGHVLRVSNTAHAPWIIVEGTDDEYRSLTVGHIVLDAIKQRLQQEGRRMVPVAPPIVHTIDQKNVLSELDLTQKLAKKDYERDLAKYQARLSELVRDPRFVGKRSLVLVFEGSDAAGKGGSIRRVGASMDARQYQIIPIAAPTEEERAQPYLWRFWRHLPRTGRAAIFDRSWYGRVLVERVEGFCAEADWLRAYAEINDFEHQMVDAGAVVIKFWLQISADEQLRRFKERQDTEFKRFKITDEDWRNREKWDEYVSAVCDMVDRTSTGQAPWTLVEANDKNFARVKVLKTICERLEAALKDNGK